GGGCATCGGCTCGGCCCGGGGCGAGGACCGCTCGGTCGCGGCCGCCGAGATGGCGGTCAGCTCGCCGCTGCTCGAGGCCAGCATCGACGGCGCCCACGGCGTCCTGCTCTCGATCGCCGGTGGCTCCGACCTCGGCCTGTTCGAGATCAACGAGGCGGCCGCGCTGGTCGCCCAGGCCGTGCACGCCGAGGCCAACATCATCTTCGGTGCCACCATCGACGACGCCCTGGGCGACGAGGTGCGCGTCACCGTCATCGCCGCCGGCTTCGACGGGGGTACGCCGAAGCGCCGCGACGAGGGCACCGTCCTGCGCCGCGAGCCGCGCGAGCAGCAGAGCCAGGACGAGACGCGCGAGGCGGTGCGTGCCGCGGCCAACCGTCGCGAGGAGCCCGCCCGGGTCGAGGCCGGCGCCCGCCAGGGATCATCCCAGGGGTCCCAGGGCTTCCAGGGCTCGCAGGGTTCCCAGGGCTCCCAGGGTGAGCGGCCCTCGGTCACGCCCCAGCAGACCTTCCACCCCTCCACCCCGGCGGCCCCGCAGGCCCCCAAGCCGGCTCCGCGCCAGGTCCAGTTCGACGACGACGACCTCGACGTGCCCGACTTCTTGAAGTGAGCCCCTGCCCTGTTCAGCTTCCGTGACCACCGTGAGGGCGACGTCCGTGTCGACGTCGCCTTCACCGACTCCACCGTCGACCTGCAGGGCCTGCGGCCCGGCTTCGTCGACGAGCTGCCCCGGGTCGAGGAGGCCTGCGGCGTCCGCTTCGCGCGGATGAACCAGGTGCACGGCGACGAGGTGCTCCTGGTTGACGAGCCCGGCCCCGCCCCGACGGAGCAGGTGCCGACCGCCGACGCCCTCGTCACCGCCACGGTGGGCCTGGGCCTGATGGTCCGGGTGGCCGACTGCCTGCCGGTGCTGCTGGCCGACACCGGCTCCGGTGTGGTCGGCGCCGTGCACGCGGGCCGTGCGGGCGTCGCGCTGGGCGTGGTGACCCG
The Nocardioides marinisabuli genome window above contains:
- a CDS encoding polyphenol oxidase family protein encodes the protein MFSFRDHREGDVRVDVAFTDSTVDLQGLRPGFVDELPRVEEACGVRFARMNQVHGDEVLLVDEPGPAPTEQVPTADALVTATVGLGLMVRVADCLPVLLADTGSGVVGAVHAGRAGVALGVVTRAVERMREQGAGELHAWVGPHVCGRCYEVPEQMREEVAAVVPQTWAETSWGTPALDLGAGVRAQLSALGVGLTEVGRCTLEDPALHSHRRDAAASGRMAGLVWTS